In Bradyrhizobium sp. 170, the DNA window AGGAAGAGAAGAAGCCGCCGCCGAAGCCGGTGCAGGCGGCGAAGCCGCCGGAGCCGCAGAAGCGGATTGTCGAACGGCACTTCGATCAGAACCAGATCGCGGCCCTGCTCGACAAGCGTGAGCCGTCGCGTCAGGCCACGACCGGCGACACGCTGAATTCGAACGCGGCGCTCGGCCTTGCGAAGGGCACGGCTGCGGACAATTCCGCAACCTGGGGCGCGATGTTCCAGCGGCAGGTCGAGCGATGCTGGAAGAAGCCCTATGGGGGAATCGAATCGCAGAAGCCTGAAGCCGCGTTTGCGATTCGTCTGAAGCGCGACGGCACCCTTGAAGGGTCGCCGGTTCCGGAAGGCGCTCCGGCGACCCCCTACCTTCGCGTCTATCAGGAGAGCGCGTTGCGCGCGATCATCGAATGCCAGCCGTACAAGCTGCCGGCGGCCCTTTACGAGGAATGGAAATATTTCGCGCCGGTGTTCAAGGAAAAAGTCTAACGGTTTTGTCACGTGGCGGACACCCGTTGGCAATGACAGATATGAGCAAAGTTTGAAGCGATGACTGATAAAGATGGATTGCCGAACATGCTGTATCGCCCGAGCCGCCGTCAGGTCATTGCCGGAATGGCTGCGCTTGGCGCGGCCTCCGGCGGTCGCAATGCCTTCGCACAGGCGCCGAAGCGGATTCCCATTCCCGAAGGTGAGTTCGTTCCGCAACCGATCGCGATTCCGAATTTCGTGGCGGGCACGCCCGGCGATGCCGAGGTCGGCGTCGGCGTGGCGCAGGTCATCACCAACAACCTCAAGCGCAGCGGGCTGTTCGCGCCGATCGATCAGGCCGCCTTCATCGAGCGCATCACCAACATCGACACCGCGCCGCAATGGCAGAGCTGGAAGCAGATCAACGCAACGTATCTGGTCACGGGCCGGATGACGCGGCAGGGCGACGGCCGGCTGAAAGCGGAATTCCGTCTCTGGGATGTCAACCAGCAGCAGCAGCTCACCGGCCAGCAATACCAGACCTCGCCGGAATATTGGCGGCGGATCGCCCATATCATCTCCGACCAGATCTACGAGCGAGCGACCAGCGAGAAGGGCTATTTCGACAGCCGCGTCGTGTTCGTCCACGAAACGGGATCGAAGGAGCGGCGGGTCAAGCAGCTGGCGCTGATGGATCAGGACGGCGCCAATGTCCGCTACCTGACCAAGGGAAGCGATCTGGTGCTGACGCCGCGGTTCTCGCCGTCGACCCAGGAAATCACCTATATGGAATTCGGCCAGGGCGACCCGCGCGTCTATCTGTACAACGTCGAGACCGGGCAGCGCGAGATCGTCGGCAATTTCCCCGGCATGTCGTTCTCGCCGCGGTTCTCGCCCGACGGCCAGCGCATCATCATGAGCCTGCAGCAGGGCGGCAACTCGAACCTGTTCGTGATGGACCTGCGCTCGAAATCGACGACGCGGCTGACCGACACGCCGGCGATCGACACCTCGCCGTCCTATTCGCCCGACGGCAGCCGGATCTGTTTCGAATCCGACCGCGGCGGCAAGCCGCAGATCTACGTGATGGCGGCGACCGGGGGAGGGGCGCAGCGCATCTCGTTCGGCGAGGGCAGCTATTCGACGCCGGTGTGGTCGCCGCGCGGCGACTACATCGCCTTCACCAAACAGGGCGGCGGCCAGTTCGCGATCGGCATCATGAAGACCGACGGTTCGGGCGAACGGATCCTCACCTCGGGCTTCCACAATGAGGGGCCGACCTTCGCGCCGAACGGCCGGGTGGTGATGTTCTTCCGCGAGCCCGGCGGCAGCAGCGGGCCGTCCTTGTTCACCGTCGATATCTCAGGTCGTAACGAATTGCGGGTACCAACGCCCGGTTTTGCCTCCGACCCGGCATGGTCGCCGCTATTGTCCTGATGGAACCCGGCCGCGCGGGAGCACAATCGTTAATCGGCAATCATTGCCTAGCCCGCTGATTTTCCGGGCAAATTTTTGATGTGCGAAGCAAAAAGCAACGTCTCGGTAACGATGTTCCCTCAGAAAGGCTTCATCTGAGAAGGGTAGAACTACCTACCCTAACAGGACGCGTGCCCTGCCGATGCAGTTGGTCGACCCGAAAAAACGAGGTAGCCGGGAAGAGCCGGAGCCGGCGCTCTATGCGGCGCTGGTCGATTCCATGTGCCAGAATTTCTGGCCAATGTTCATCGGCTCGGTCAGCACCGCCGTCGCCGCCGTATTGACGGCGCTCAAGACCGGCAACGCGCTGTTGTGGCCGTGTGCTGTGCTCATCATCGTGATCGGCACGGTCCGCGCCTTCCAGATGCGCAAATACGAGCGGCGCACCCAGGTGCTGACGTTCGAGCAGGCCAAATATTTGGAGCCGCGCTATGCGACCGGCGCCATGGTCTACGCCAGCGTGCTGGGCGTCTGGTGCTTCCTAACGATTTTCGGCAACAACGACGCGGTCGCGCACATGATCTGCGTCGCGGCGACGGTCGGCTACACCGCCGGCGGCGCTGCCCGCAATTACGGCCGTCCCAAGCTGATCCAGTATCACATCCTGCTGGCTTGCGGCCCGATGTCTCTGGCGCTGGCGACGCATGCCGATTTTTTCTACATCAGCCTCGCCGCGCTGCTGGCGCTGTTTTTCATGGGCCTCAAGGGCATCAACCTCAGCCTGCACGCCATCTTCGTCAAGGCACTGACGTCGAGTTTTCGGGAAGCGGCGCTGGCCGGCCAGTTCGATACCGCGCTGAACAACATGCCGCATGGGCTCTGCATGTTTCGCGCCGATGGCCGGCTTGCGGTGATGAATCATCGCTTCAGCCAGATGATGAACCTCTCCGAGGATCTCATCCAGGGCGGCGCCAGCGCGCACGACATTGTCGCAGCCTGCATCAACTCGGATTCGATTTCGGCGGCGAGCGGCAAGATGATCCTGTCGGAGATCGTCAACACGCAGGCCCGCGACATGATCACCACCGATCCCGACGTCACGCGGGGCCGGTCGCTGTCTTGGACGTTCCAGGCGATGGAGGGCGGCGGCGCGGTCGTGCTGGTCGAAGACATCACCGAGCGCCGCAATGCGGAGGCCCGGATCAGTCATCTGGCGCGTTACGACGAACTGACGGCGCTGCCGAACCGGGTCAATTTCCGGGACGAGATCGGGCGGCTTCTGGCTGTGCAGCAGGGCGCCGAACAATTGTCGGCGCTGCTGTTCGTCGACCTCGACCAGTTCAAGCAGGTCAACGACACGCTCGGCCATCCCTGCGGCGACCAGTTGTTGTGCGCAGTGTCCGAACGGTTGCGCGAGATGCTGCGGCCCGAGGACTTCGTGGCGCGGTTCGGCGGCGACGAGTTCGTGGTGTTCCAGCAGAACATCCATTCCCCCGACGACGCCGCCGGTCTCGCCCGGCGCATCGTCGATCGCCTGAGCGAGCGCTACAAGATCGACAATCATCTGGTCGAGATCGGCGCCAGCGTCGGCATCGCCATGACCTCTCGCGGCGTCAGCGCCGATACGCTGTTGAAGAACGCGGACATGGCGCTGTACCGCGCCAAGGCCGACGGCCGCGGCACCTTCTGCTTTTTCCGGGAGGAGATGGCGCTGGTCGTCGAATCCCGCCGCATCCTCGAACTGGACCTGCGCAAGGCGCTGGCCAACGAGGAGTTCGAGCTGTTCTTCCAGCCGCTGGTCAATCTCAAATCGGGACGGATATCCACCTGCGAGGCGCTGTTGCGCTGGAATCATCCGGTTCGCGGCACGGTTTCGCCGACCGATATCATTCCGGTCGCCGAGGACATGGGCCTGATCGTCGATCTCGGCCGCTGGATTTTGCGCAAGGCCTGCATGGAATGCATGAAATGGCCCGAAGGCGTCAGCGTCGCGGTCAATTTTTCGCCGCAGCAATTCCATCAGCGCGACGTGCTGAGCGAAGTCCGCTACGCGCTCGAGGTCTCCGGCCTGCAGGCGAACCGGCTCGAAATCGAGATTACCGAGTCCTCGCTGCTGCGAAACACGCAGCTGACGCACGATGTGCTGTCGCAATTGCATTCGCTCGGCGTGCGGATCTCGCTCGACGACTTCGGCACCGGCTATTCCAGCCTGAGCTACCTGCATAATTTCCCGCTGCAGAAGGTGAAGATCGACCGCTCGTTCCTGGAAGGGATCGACAGCGATCGTCCGCTGACGCTGCTGCGCGGCGTGGCGCGGCTGTCGGCCGATCTCGGAATGTCCGTGGTGGTGGAGGGCATCGAGACCAACGAGCAGCTCGAATTGATCAGCGCCGATGGCGCGGTCACCGAGGCGCAGGGCTATCTGTTCAGCCCGCCGGTGCCCGCGGTGCGGGTTCGCCAGTTGCTGAATGCCTCGCATGGCCGCCGTCCGCCGGACAGCGTGCTGGTTCCGGTCGCCTCACGGTCCATCGCCTGACCTCCGATCCCCGTGAAAATACGGAGGAATTTGGCCTCACGGAGTAACCTTAACCTGTTGAAGGCTTTGCAATCTCGTTAACAAGCTGTTAATCCTTTACCCGCTCGTAGAGGTTGCTTGGAAGCGTTAGGAGTGCAGCATGAGGTCCCCGGCCGAGTTTAATACGGCCTTTGGACGGAGTTCGGACCTGTTGGATCAAGT includes these proteins:
- a CDS encoding protein TolA; translation: MVSVSTKALEMPPEESVAVDVIDSNQLAKVMAGMKTGKKENPKPLVEKVAEAKPVDDAVGKITEKAPVVTETAPPPQPKVEEKPVEKKPDPPKVVEKPKEEPKQEPKPAEKKPDPVKPDPIAEAIKKEEKKPPPKPVQAAKPPEPQKRIVERHFDQNQIAALLDKREPSRQATTGDTLNSNAALGLAKGTAADNSATWGAMFQRQVERCWKKPYGGIESQKPEAAFAIRLKRDGTLEGSPVPEGAPATPYLRVYQESALRAIIECQPYKLPAALYEEWKYFAPVFKEKV
- the tolB gene encoding Tol-Pal system beta propeller repeat protein TolB, whose amino-acid sequence is MLYRPSRRQVIAGMAALGAASGGRNAFAQAPKRIPIPEGEFVPQPIAIPNFVAGTPGDAEVGVGVAQVITNNLKRSGLFAPIDQAAFIERITNIDTAPQWQSWKQINATYLVTGRMTRQGDGRLKAEFRLWDVNQQQQLTGQQYQTSPEYWRRIAHIISDQIYERATSEKGYFDSRVVFVHETGSKERRVKQLALMDQDGANVRYLTKGSDLVLTPRFSPSTQEITYMEFGQGDPRVYLYNVETGQREIVGNFPGMSFSPRFSPDGQRIIMSLQQGGNSNLFVMDLRSKSTTRLTDTPAIDTSPSYSPDGSRICFESDRGGKPQIYVMAATGGGAQRISFGEGSYSTPVWSPRGDYIAFTKQGGGQFAIGIMKTDGSGERILTSGFHNEGPTFAPNGRVVMFFREPGGSSGPSLFTVDISGRNELRVPTPGFASDPAWSPLLS
- a CDS encoding EAL domain-containing protein, whose translation is MQLVDPKKRGSREEPEPALYAALVDSMCQNFWPMFIGSVSTAVAAVLTALKTGNALLWPCAVLIIVIGTVRAFQMRKYERRTQVLTFEQAKYLEPRYATGAMVYASVLGVWCFLTIFGNNDAVAHMICVAATVGYTAGGAARNYGRPKLIQYHILLACGPMSLALATHADFFYISLAALLALFFMGLKGINLSLHAIFVKALTSSFREAALAGQFDTALNNMPHGLCMFRADGRLAVMNHRFSQMMNLSEDLIQGGASAHDIVAACINSDSISAASGKMILSEIVNTQARDMITTDPDVTRGRSLSWTFQAMEGGGAVVLVEDITERRNAEARISHLARYDELTALPNRVNFRDEIGRLLAVQQGAEQLSALLFVDLDQFKQVNDTLGHPCGDQLLCAVSERLREMLRPEDFVARFGGDEFVVFQQNIHSPDDAAGLARRIVDRLSERYKIDNHLVEIGASVGIAMTSRGVSADTLLKNADMALYRAKADGRGTFCFFREEMALVVESRRILELDLRKALANEEFELFFQPLVNLKSGRISTCEALLRWNHPVRGTVSPTDIIPVAEDMGLIVDLGRWILRKACMECMKWPEGVSVAVNFSPQQFHQRDVLSEVRYALEVSGLQANRLEIEITESSLLRNTQLTHDVLSQLHSLGVRISLDDFGTGYSSLSYLHNFPLQKVKIDRSFLEGIDSDRPLTLLRGVARLSADLGMSVVVEGIETNEQLELISADGAVTEAQGYLFSPPVPAVRVRQLLNASHGRRPPDSVLVPVASRSIA